From a region of the Lactuca sativa cultivar Salinas chromosome 4, Lsat_Salinas_v11, whole genome shotgun sequence genome:
- the LOC111886198 gene encoding protein CANDIDATE G-PROTEIN COUPLED RECEPTOR 7, with product MGVILVVTLIHVMSAAADQHYLKVTGIYGWDVLFYILRFIRTVLCFTLIVLISGGWCLWNPSLQEREKIVLLVVFLFQNIGFIHFDFLTCFVIFVPIYRLYILLNETCEVDGNAARHLAKLLSFTKVVSVYLFMRIVVNGFADDVVYEWSWVINAGEEIVNLVFCMVMFYMYRPFVSDDDEEKTARMGLLDEEYGVRNS from the exons ATGGGTGTGATACTTGTTGTGACTTTGATTCACGTAATGTCTGCCGCAGCTGATCAACATTACCTCAAGGTTACAGGCATTTATGGATGGGATGTCTTGTTTTACATACTTCGGTTTATCAGAACTGTTCTTTGCTTCACATTGATCGTGTTGATAAGTGGCGGATGGTGTTTATGGAATCCGTCTTTGCAAGAAAGAGAAAAGATTGTTTTGCTTGTTGTGTTCTTGTTTCAG AACATAGGTTTTATTCATTTCGATTTCCTCACCTGCTTTGTTATTTTCGTTCCCATTTATCGTTTGTATATTTTGTTGAATGAGACTTGTGAGGTTGATGGGAATGCTGCTAGACATTTAGCGAAATTGTTATCATTTACGAAGGTGGTTTCTGTATATCTTTTTATGAGGATAGTTGTTAATGGATTTGCTGACGATGTAGTTTACGAGTGGTCGTGGGTGATTAATGCCGGAGAGGAAATCGTCAATCTTGTTTTCTGCATGGTGATGTTTTACATGTACAGACCATTTGTTTCGGACGATGATGAAGAAAAGACAGCTAGGATGGGTTTGCTGGATGAGGAGTATGGGGTTCGAAATTCCTAA
- the LOC111886230 gene encoding meiotic recombination protein SPO11-1, with product MENKIEGKRSSSGSNHLLQKIRDFTRSIVEDLSLGRSPVIYIHRFRNYCTDTSGNCYCSHDSIKGVEILTLQRECHARRLDILLRVLLIVQQLLQENRHGSKRDIYYMHPSVFQEQSVVDRAINDICILLQCSRHNLNVVSVSKGLVMGWLRFSEADRIINCLNHPDHAHSIPVHVEEVKDIMSVADYILVVEKESVFQRLANDCFCKSNRCIVITGRGYPDIPTRRFLRLLIQQLQLPAYCLVDCDPYGFDILTTYRFGSMQMAYDAKILRLPEIKWLGVFPSDVKKYNFPQQCLLPMTPQDKVKTEAILNRCYLQRLVPKWRLELELLLKNGVKFEIEALSVHSLSFLSKEYLPSKIQGLLSESPVQL from the exons ATGGAAAACAAAATAGAGGGAAAACGTTCGAGTTCAGGATCCAACCATTTATTGCAGAAGATAAGAG ATTTTACTCGTTCTATTGTTGAAGATCTTTCTCTTGGTCGTTCTCCGGTGATTTACATTCATCGTTTCCGTAATTACTGCACTGATACTTCAGGAAACTG CTATTGCAGCCATGACTCAATTAAGGGAGTGGAAATCCTCACACTACAAAGAGAGTGCCATGCACGTAGGTTGG ATATTTTATTGCGAGTGCTACTTATTGTTCAACAACTTTTGCAAGAGAATAGACATGGGTCAAAGAGAGACATTTATTACATGCATCCTTCTGTGTTTCAAG aaCAATCAGTTGTAGATCGAGCTATTAATGACATCTGCATCCTTCTTCAGTGCAGTCGCCACAACCTAAATGTT GTCTCTGTTTCAAAAGG ATTGGTGATGGGTTGGTTGAGATTCTCAGAAGCTGATAGGATAATCAATTGCCTAAACCACCCTGATCAT GCACACTCTATTCCAGTACATGTAGAAGAAGTAAAAg ATATAATGAGTGTTGCAGACTATATACTAGTTGTGGAGAAGGAATCAG TATTCCAAAGATTAGCAAATGATTGTTTTTGCAAGAGTAATCGTTGCATTGTCATCACT GGAAGAGGTTATCCTGATATTCCAACAAGAAG GTTCTTGAGGCTACTAATCCAACAGCTGCAATTGCCAGCTTATTGTTTGGTTGATTGTGATCCATATGGCTTTGACATCTTAACCACATATCGCTTTGGCTCAATG CAAATGGCATATGATGCAAAGATACTGAGGCTTCCTGAGATTAAGTGGCTTGGAGTATTTCCATCAGATGTAAAGAAATATAATTTTCCACAACAATGTCTCCTCCCTATGACACCCCAAG ATAAGGTGAAAACAGAGGCAATTTTGAATCGATGTTATTTGCAAAGACTAGTGCCAAAGTGGAG GTTGGAACTAGAGTTGCTGCTGAAAAATGGAGTAAAGTTTGAGATTGAAGCATTATCTGTGCACTCACTTAGCTTTTTATCAAAAGAGTATTTACCATCCAAGATTCAAG GGTTATTATCTGAAAGTCCAGTTCAACTATGA